One genomic segment of uncultured Desulfobacter sp. includes these proteins:
- a CDS encoding D-alanine--D-alanine ligase, which produces MKKISLALLSGGVSTEREISLNSGNQVFEALDKEKYDIKRYDPQFDLAKLVTDAPDIDAALIILHGPFGEDGTVQGLLDLLNIPYQGAGVLGSAVAMNKLIAKRLYRQAGIPTPDYISISTHAPVPDPDRLKALGLPIVVKPACAGSSVGMSIISDEKNLPQALEKGFQNDDTLILEQYIKGTELTCGVLGNQDLEALPVIEIVPGEGHEFFDYQAKYVAGETNEICPARIDEQTTRQVQKLAVEAHRALFLKGYSRTDMLLLDGELHVLETNTIPGMTATSLFPQSAAKAGYEFGVLMDKLIELAIEENKRTNLRRAQ; this is translated from the coding sequence ATGAAGAAAATCAGCCTGGCCCTGTTATCAGGCGGGGTGTCCACAGAGCGGGAAATATCCTTAAACAGTGGGAATCAAGTATTTGAAGCCCTTGACAAAGAAAAATACGACATCAAGCGGTATGATCCCCAATTTGATCTGGCAAAACTTGTAACAGATGCGCCGGATATTGATGCGGCCCTGATTATTCTCCATGGACCCTTTGGGGAAGATGGTACGGTTCAGGGGCTTTTAGATCTTTTAAATATTCCCTATCAGGGAGCGGGTGTTTTGGGATCAGCCGTTGCCATGAACAAATTGATTGCCAAAAGACTTTACCGCCAGGCAGGCATCCCGACACCGGACTATATATCCATTTCCACCCATGCGCCGGTTCCCGATCCTGACAGATTAAAGGCCCTTGGACTTCCCATTGTGGTCAAACCGGCCTGCGCCGGTTCTTCAGTGGGCATGAGTATTATATCGGATGAAAAAAATCTGCCCCAAGCCCTTGAAAAAGGGTTTCAAAACGATGACACCTTGATCCTTGAGCAATATATCAAGGGCACGGAACTGACCTGCGGGGTTTTGGGAAATCAGGACCTTGAGGCCCTTCCGGTCATTGAAATAGTCCCCGGTGAGGGCCATGAATTTTTTGATTACCAGGCCAAATACGTGGCAGGAGAGACCAATGAAATCTGCCCGGCCCGTATTGATGAACAAACCACACGGCAGGTGCAAAAATTAGCCGTTGAAGCCCACAGGGCATTGTTCCTTAAAGGCTATTCCAGAACAGACATGCTGCTTTTGGACGGTGAACTGCATGTCCTTGAAACCAACACCATCCCCGGCATGACAGCCACAAGTCTTTTCCCCCAGTCCGCAGCCAAGGCGGGCTATGAATTTGGCGTTCTGATGGACAAACTCATTGAACTTGCCATAGAAGAAAACAAAAGAACGAATTTGAGGAGAGCCCAATGA
- a CDS encoding SHOCT domain-containing protein, whose amino-acid sequence MSIRKKDKDGLFKNIFAAYFILLLHVFLLAGIGLTVMLFKGIYHYLPWIMGGIAILVLAIAWLIYHRVRETSSSLSEVLGMPEFQDRAVEIRLLGGLASFEIKAKEHPLLPNSTSVSPYADDRLIESTADRTERRLFELNGLYEKDLITREEFEKARQRIIQG is encoded by the coding sequence ATGAGTATACGTAAAAAAGACAAAGACGGATTATTCAAAAATATTTTTGCTGCCTATTTTATACTGCTGCTCCACGTATTTCTTCTGGCCGGTATCGGCCTTACCGTAATGCTGTTCAAAGGCATTTATCACTATCTTCCATGGATCATGGGCGGCATTGCCATCCTGGTGCTCGCCATTGCCTGGCTCATTTACCACAGAGTGAGAGAAACCTCTTCATCCCTAAGCGAGGTGCTAGGCATGCCGGAATTCCAGGACAGGGCTGTTGAAATACGACTGCTTGGCGGCCTTGCGTCCTTTGAAATCAAAGCCAAAGAGCATCCCTTGCTGCCGAACTCCACCAGCGTATCCCCCTATGCCGATGACCGGCTTATCGAAAGTACAGCAGACAGGACGGAACGTAGATTGTTCGAACTCAACGGGCTTTATGAAAAAGACCTGATTACCAGAGAAGAGTTTGAAAAAGCACGTCAGAGAATCATCCAGGGCTGA
- a CDS encoding DnaJ family domain-containing protein, with the protein MIPGFEAIVEERIKAAQKQGRFDNLEGKGKPLLFEDSHVPNDLRLAHKILKNAGFLPPEVEIRKQMTHVRELMDQAGQTSADQAKLHKRLNYLMAKLDAVRSTGPGNTLARDQYRTSLLRKIK; encoded by the coding sequence ATGATTCCAGGATTTGAAGCCATAGTTGAAGAACGTATCAAAGCCGCCCAGAAGCAGGGCCGATTTGACAATCTTGAAGGCAAGGGCAAACCTTTATTGTTTGAGGACAGCCATGTGCCCAATGATCTTCGCTTGGCCCATAAAATTCTGAAAAACGCAGGATTTCTGCCCCCTGAAGTTGAAATCAGAAAGCAGATGACCCATGTACGTGAACTTATGGACCAGGCCGGGCAGACATCCGCGGATCAGGCAAAGCTGCACAAAAGACTAAATTACCTGATGGCCAAACTTGATGCGGTCCGCTCAACCGGACCCGGCAACACCCTGGCCCGGGACCAGTACAGAACTTCATTATTGAGAAAAATAAAATGA
- the fusA gene encoding elongation factor G, translating to MSKPKNISKIRNIGIMAHIDAGKTTVTERILYYTGRSHKIGEVHDGEATMDWMQDEQDRGITITSAVTYCKWKGASIQIIDTPGHVDFTVEVERALRVLDGAIGVFCAVGGVEPQSETVWRQADRYKVPRMAFINKMDRTGADFFAACDSIKEKLAANPVMIQVPIGAEDRFQGVIDLLTMEQIAWNDETLGAEYTAGPIEDEFQELAEEYRDKLLEAVSELDDDIMEKYLGEEDISVDELRAAIRAATIRRDMVPVLCGSALKNKGVQPLLDAIEYYLPSPKDVPPVKGEHPETGEILEFKPEKNGPLAALIFKVSMIEGRKLSFARIYSGKIASGGDVFNPVLNRKEKLSRILRMHANKRERLDEASAGDIVGIVGLKDSVTGDTLCNPDHPVFLEKMEYALPVISIAIEPKTHADQEKLDDVLAKFMIEDPTLKVSKDEETGQTILSGMGELHLEIIISRMVKEFNTSVNVGKPQVVYREIITAPATGQAVFEREIQGKSHYANVTVELNPLSRGQGVTFKSLVPEEKIAPQYIQNIESGIRGSLDGGFLKGYPIVDVEIVLADGFSEEGKTSELGFGVCASMAVKEALKNAKMALLEPIMDVEVFVPDANMGDAIADLNARGGRVESITPKSDIQVVKAVVPLSRMFGYSTALRSATQGRGTFTMQFKSFDTV from the coding sequence ATGAGCAAACCAAAAAATATATCAAAGATCAGGAACATCGGGATCATGGCCCATATTGACGCGGGCAAGACCACGGTGACGGAACGCATCCTCTATTATACGGGAAGGTCCCATAAAATAGGCGAAGTCCATGACGGCGAGGCCACCATGGATTGGATGCAGGATGAACAGGACCGGGGGATTACCATTACCTCTGCCGTGACCTACTGCAAGTGGAAAGGGGCCAGCATTCAAATCATCGACACCCCGGGTCATGTGGATTTCACAGTGGAAGTGGAACGGGCTTTGCGGGTTCTGGACGGTGCCATTGGTGTCTTTTGCGCCGTGGGGGGGGTGGAACCCCAGTCCGAAACTGTCTGGCGCCAGGCAGACCGGTATAAGGTCCCGAGAATGGCCTTTATCAATAAAATGGACCGCACCGGTGCTGATTTTTTTGCCGCCTGTGATTCTATCAAAGAAAAGCTGGCTGCCAATCCTGTGATGATCCAGGTGCCCATCGGGGCCGAGGACCGTTTCCAGGGCGTTATTGATCTTTTGACCATGGAGCAGATCGCCTGGAATGATGAGACATTAGGCGCCGAATACACAGCCGGGCCCATTGAAGATGAATTCCAGGAGCTGGCCGAAGAATATCGGGACAAACTCCTGGAAGCAGTGTCTGAGCTTGATGATGACATCATGGAAAAATATCTGGGCGAGGAAGATATTTCAGTGGATGAGCTTCGGGCTGCCATCCGGGCTGCTACCATTCGCCGGGATATGGTGCCTGTGCTTTGCGGATCTGCTTTAAAGAACAAAGGGGTTCAGCCGCTTCTGGACGCCATTGAGTATTACCTGCCAAGCCCCAAGGACGTTCCCCCGGTTAAAGGAGAGCACCCTGAAACCGGTGAGATCCTTGAATTCAAGCCGGAAAAAAACGGTCCTCTGGCTGCTCTGATTTTTAAGGTCTCCATGATCGAAGGCCGCAAACTCTCCTTTGCCCGGATCTATTCAGGAAAGATTGCTTCGGGTGGGGATGTGTTTAACCCCGTTCTGAACCGCAAAGAAAAACTGTCCAGAATTTTAAGAATGCACGCCAACAAGCGTGAACGCTTGGATGAGGCCTCGGCCGGTGACATTGTCGGCATTGTGGGGCTTAAAGATTCCGTTACCGGCGATACCTTATGCAATCCGGATCATCCGGTCTTTCTGGAAAAGATGGAATATGCACTACCGGTTATCTCCATTGCCATTGAGCCCAAAACCCATGCAGATCAGGAAAAGCTTGATGATGTGCTGGCAAAATTCATGATTGAGGACCCCACCCTCAAGGTGAGCAAGGATGAGGAGACCGGCCAGACCATTTTGTCAGGCATGGGCGAACTTCATCTCGAAATCATCATTTCAAGGATGGTCAAGGAGTTCAATACCAGTGTGAATGTGGGCAAACCCCAGGTGGTTTACCGGGAAATCATTACAGCGCCTGCAACCGGTCAGGCCGTATTTGAGCGGGAGATCCAGGGCAAATCCCATTACGCCAACGTCACGGTGGAACTCAATCCTCTAAGCCGGGGCCAGGGGGTTACCTTTAAATCCCTTGTGCCCGAGGAGAAAATTGCACCCCAGTATATTCAGAATATTGAGAGCGGAATCAGGGGGAGCCTGGATGGCGGGTTCCTCAAAGGATATCCCATCGTGGACGTTGAGATTGTGCTGGCGGACGGGTTTAGCGAAGAAGGAAAGACATCAGAACTGGGTTTTGGGGTATGTGCGTCCATGGCCGTAAAGGAGGCCCTGAAAAATGCTAAAATGGCCCTGCTTGAACCCATCATGGATGTGGAGGTATTTGTACCGGATGCCAATATGGGGGATGCCATTGCAGATCTCAATGCCAGGGGCGGCAGGGTGGAATCCATAACCCCGAAATCCGACATCCAGGTCGTCAAGGCCGTGGTCCCCTTGTCAAGGATGTTTGGCTATTCCACAGCCCTTCGTTCCGCCACCCAGGGACGGGGCACCTTTACCATGCAGTTTAAAAGCTTTGATACGGTGTGA
- a CDS encoding HD domain-containing phosphohydrolase, which yields MKLRHHLMICILFAMVLPVMLHAQPRSTSGTILIVHSYAMDYQWTEALHDGIISALKKSSPSTCFRVEFMDSKNYFSKTYFASLASLYSSKFKDIQFDGILVTDNNALYFMESFGKKIFPEIPVVACGINNAVPPKQGTHVKSVIAEQAHHKATLSQALKFWPDLQTVFVIKDATPTGISIAKELEQELPSFNLPFNVEFISDRTLEELKLFVSTRKKTELLYLLPFFRDKKGSVFTQGQIGRELSMVASVPIITPWAFQVGTGVLGGCVVSAENMGELAVTTLLKILNRKTFEPFQTGASVHGSLYDYSVIRQFNINKRLLPADTVFINKPKTFYEQYSAVLIPAITITGILTIVSLLLFLNLKKQKIINRKNLHLIKMDQELIETQRELVNTLGEVIEARSKETGNHVKRVAKISRLIGEKIGMNKKDLDLLEMSSPMHDLGKIGIPEEILHKPGKLSEKEFEIIKTHTDIGKSILDVSDRDLLCKAATIAYQHHERWDGAGYPCGLKGEEISIFARITMLADVYDAVSSKRCYKDNWPEERVFKHIRFGRGLCFDPQLVDVFFDNIDEIIAIRARYPDSDTNIDWSQERTCLEKKA from the coding sequence ATGAAATTGCGTCATCACCTGATGATTTGTATTCTCTTCGCGATGGTGCTGCCGGTGATGTTACATGCCCAACCCCGGTCCACATCCGGAACTATATTGATCGTTCATTCATATGCCATGGATTACCAATGGACGGAAGCCCTGCATGACGGCATCATAAGCGCATTGAAAAAATCATCGCCATCAACATGCTTCCGCGTAGAGTTCATGGACAGTAAAAATTATTTTAGTAAGACCTATTTTGCATCTTTGGCGTCCCTCTATTCGTCGAAATTCAAAGACATACAATTTGACGGAATCCTTGTAACGGACAATAATGCTCTATATTTCATGGAGTCCTTCGGTAAAAAGATTTTTCCTGAAATTCCCGTGGTGGCCTGCGGTATAAATAATGCTGTTCCTCCAAAACAAGGCACCCATGTTAAAAGCGTTATTGCTGAACAGGCCCACCATAAGGCCACATTATCCCAGGCGTTAAAATTTTGGCCGGACTTGCAGACCGTTTTTGTGATCAAGGATGCAACCCCCACGGGTATTTCCATCGCCAAAGAACTGGAACAGGAGCTGCCCTCATTCAATCTTCCATTTAATGTGGAATTCATTTCCGATAGAACCCTTGAAGAATTAAAATTATTCGTTTCAACACGCAAAAAAACAGAGTTGTTGTATCTACTGCCTTTTTTTCGTGACAAAAAAGGCAGCGTGTTTACCCAAGGCCAAATCGGCAGAGAACTCTCCATGGTGGCAAGCGTCCCAATTATAACGCCTTGGGCTTTTCAGGTGGGAACAGGTGTGCTCGGGGGGTGTGTCGTGTCTGCAGAAAATATGGGAGAACTGGCAGTGACAACGCTTCTCAAAATTTTAAACCGGAAAACTTTTGAGCCGTTTCAAACAGGAGCCTCAGTGCATGGAAGCCTCTACGATTATAGTGTCATCCGGCAATTTAATATCAATAAACGATTGCTGCCGGCTGACACCGTTTTTATCAACAAACCCAAAACCTTTTATGAACAATATTCAGCAGTACTGATTCCTGCCATCACCATCACCGGTATTCTTACCATTGTCTCATTATTGTTATTTCTCAATCTGAAAAAACAAAAAATTATAAACCGAAAAAACCTGCATCTGATAAAGATGGATCAGGAACTGATTGAGACGCAGCGGGAATTGGTTAACACGCTGGGAGAGGTGATTGAGGCCCGATCCAAGGAGACCGGGAATCACGTCAAACGTGTTGCTAAAATTTCTCGCCTGATAGGGGAGAAAATCGGGATGAACAAAAAAGACCTTGATCTTCTTGAGATGTCTTCTCCAATGCATGATTTGGGAAAAATTGGTATTCCGGAGGAGATTCTTCACAAACCCGGGAAACTTTCTGAAAAAGAATTTGAAATTATTAAAACCCATACGGATATAGGGAAAAGCATACTGGATGTGTCGGACCGGGATCTGCTATGCAAAGCTGCCACCATCGCCTATCAGCATCACGAACGTTGGGATGGGGCAGGATATCCCTGTGGACTTAAAGGCGAAGAAATAAGTATATTTGCACGTATTACAATGCTTGCCGATGTTTATGATGCGGTTTCATCCAAGCGCTGCTATAAAGACAATTGGCCGGAAGAACGTGTTTTCAAACACATCAGATTTGGGCGGGGGCTGTGCTTTGATCCACAACTCGTTGATGTATTTTTTGATAACATTGATGAGATAATCGCCATTCGTGCCCGTTACCCTGACTCAGACACGAATATTGACTGGTCACAGGAACGAACCTGTCTGGAAAAGAAAGCGTGA
- a CDS encoding M48 family metalloprotease, whose amino-acid sequence MRRFKQVISLILVILLLFPASTFAISIPDELKLGKEYLQLMKDKGIILHDPVAQKMIETVGNAIVKQLPPQPFHFDFFMINDDSFNAFATPAANIFVHRGLIASLDNMDEFAGILAHEIGHAVGRHVSESIDRSKVVATGSLAGMLAGILVGAAAGSSEAGQALAIGSMAAGQSAMLTYTRENETEADQKAVLFLEKTGYSPNGILDSLLKIRQADYQGIENIPDYFKTHPGTATRVSHLSGILADHKPPVDKPAPPENLDYNMIKYRVIGLYDDTDTYIPKIEIALQNDPDNVALHYGLGLLYGRTTRIDEGIGQLNKALAKKPFEPMILLELGRLYVRNSEYTRAITILDSIADDPLLGDWAIFNRSVAQIQNGNLPAAQRGLEHVLGSSKPGFEKANYHMAEIMSRQSKDALSHYYLGVYYARIHDEQNASRQLERALDTLDDEKMREKAQKELDNLKGKSKKKAKS is encoded by the coding sequence ATGAGACGATTTAAACAGGTTATAAGCCTCATTCTGGTCATTTTGCTTTTGTTCCCTGCCTCTACCTTTGCCATCTCCATCCCCGATGAACTCAAGCTTGGCAAAGAATATTTGCAACTCATGAAAGACAAAGGTATCATTCTTCATGACCCCGTTGCCCAGAAAATGATTGAAACTGTGGGGAACGCCATTGTCAAACAATTGCCGCCCCAGCCTTTTCATTTTGATTTTTTCATGATCAACGACGACTCCTTTAATGCCTTTGCCACACCGGCTGCCAATATTTTTGTGCACCGTGGATTAATTGCGTCCCTGGATAATATGGACGAGTTTGCAGGCATTCTGGCCCATGAAATCGGCCATGCCGTGGGCAGACATGTATCCGAGTCCATTGACCGGTCCAAGGTAGTGGCAACCGGCAGCCTGGCCGGGATGCTGGCCGGCATTCTGGTAGGTGCCGCAGCCGGCAGTTCAGAAGCGGGGCAAGCCCTGGCCATTGGTTCCATGGCTGCCGGGCAGTCGGCCATGCTGACCTATACCCGGGAAAACGAAACCGAGGCGGACCAGAAGGCGGTTCTTTTTCTTGAAAAAACAGGATATTCGCCAAACGGAATACTGGACAGCCTGCTGAAAATCAGACAGGCTGACTACCAGGGAATTGAAAATATACCCGATTACTTTAAAACTCACCCAGGCACAGCAACCAGGGTATCCCATTTATCCGGAATTCTTGCAGATCACAAACCACCTGTGGACAAACCCGCACCACCGGAAAATTTAGACTACAACATGATCAAATACCGGGTGATCGGGCTTTACGACGACACGGATACGTACATCCCTAAAATTGAAATTGCCCTGCAAAACGATCCTGACAATGTGGCGCTTCACTATGGTTTAGGCCTTCTGTATGGACGGACCACACGAATAGATGAGGGGATTGGACAGCTTAATAAAGCCCTGGCAAAAAAGCCGTTTGAACCCATGATTCTTTTGGAATTAGGCCGGCTTTACGTTCGCAACAGTGAATACACCCGGGCCATAACAATTCTGGACAGTATTGCAGATGATCCCTTGCTGGGAGACTGGGCTATTTTTAACCGCTCTGTTGCCCAAATCCAAAATGGCAACCTGCCGGCAGCCCAAAGGGGACTTGAACATGTACTCGGAAGTAGCAAACCCGGATTTGAAAAAGCCAACTACCACATGGCCGAAATCATGTCCAGACAATCAAAAGACGCCCTGTCCCATTATTATCTCGGGGTGTATTATGCCCGGATTCATGACGAACAAAATGCTTCCCGCCAGCTTGAGCGGGCCCTTGACACCTTGGACGATGAAAAGATGCGGGAAAAAGCCCAAAAGGAACTAGACAATCTCAAAGGCAAGAGCAAAAAAAAGGCGAAGAGTTAG
- a CDS encoding DUF3334 family protein, translating into MEISKNQSIDSIAKIFLETTQSTLKQSTGKEINYANTIQKISRICMRPDLTCFVQFNGDYMGLVIFNFSDEAAFEIYRQYMINMGMPEDQLATSISDPEVTDTIGEISNQLMGQLIKSVEEKYNLNADYGQPKALTISSAISLSINDTYTENRRLSFKISNYIFRIEIAMENSEFIDVASL; encoded by the coding sequence ATGGAAATCTCAAAAAATCAGTCCATTGACAGTATTGCTAAAATTTTCCTGGAAACCACCCAAAGCACCCTTAAACAAAGTACCGGCAAGGAAATAAACTACGCCAATACCATCCAGAAAATCAGCAGGATATGCATGAGACCTGACCTGACCTGTTTTGTTCAATTCAACGGAGACTATATGGGACTTGTGATTTTCAATTTCAGTGATGAGGCTGCCTTTGAAATTTACAGGCAATACATGATCAACATGGGCATGCCTGAAGATCAACTGGCCACATCGATTTCCGACCCTGAAGTAACAGATACAATTGGAGAAATCAGCAACCAACTCATGGGGCAGCTGATAAAATCCGTAGAAGAAAAATACAACCTGAATGCCGATTATGGCCAGCCCAAAGCATTGACCATAAGCTCGGCCATCTCCCTGTCTATTAACGACACTTACACGGAAAATCGCAGGCTCTCCTTTAAAATCAGTAACTATATATTCCGCATTGAAATAGCCATGGAAAATTCTGAGTTTATCGATGTGGCCAGCCTCTAA
- a CDS encoding ABC transporter permease, translating into MEEIIISTIQRTMVAGTPLLLATTGEIICERAGILNLGVEGVMAIGAVTAFIVTMTTGHPWLGVLAAMAAGFAVSLIHAFASVTLQANQVVSGLALTMLGLGLSGMIGKPYVGRPLAVKMDDVALPFLSDLPWIGKALFHQSPFLYLAIVLAIAAWFFLERTRMGIQIRSTGENPKATETQGVNVALIRYACVLVGGVFSALAGAHLSISYSSSWVEGMTAGRGWIAIALTIFALWNPGRAIFASFIFGGIFVLQYLLQPLGISPNFLAMLPYLSTLIILLAISFKDPRRLNAPAWLGAAYKRGER; encoded by the coding sequence ATGGAAGAAATTATCATCTCAACAATTCAAAGAACCATGGTCGCGGGTACACCACTGCTTTTGGCCACAACCGGCGAAATTATCTGTGAACGAGCCGGCATACTTAACCTTGGTGTGGAAGGCGTCATGGCCATAGGCGCCGTAACCGCCTTTATTGTCACCATGACCACGGGGCATCCCTGGCTTGGTGTACTGGCTGCCATGGCAGCAGGCTTTGCCGTCTCCCTGATCCATGCCTTTGCTTCGGTAACGCTGCAGGCCAATCAGGTGGTATCAGGCCTTGCGCTGACCATGCTGGGCTTAGGACTATCCGGGATGATAGGAAAGCCCTATGTAGGCCGCCCCCTGGCCGTTAAAATGGATGATGTGGCCCTCCCCTTTTTATCGGACCTGCCCTGGATCGGAAAAGCCCTTTTCCACCAGAGTCCCTTTCTTTACCTGGCCATTGTCCTGGCCATAGCTGCCTGGTTTTTCCTGGAACGCACCCGCATGGGCATTCAGATCCGATCCACAGGGGAAAACCCCAAGGCCACGGAAACCCAGGGGGTTAATGTCGCTTTGATTCGATATGCCTGTGTTCTGGTGGGCGGTGTTTTTTCAGCCCTTGCCGGGGCCCATTTGTCCATTTCCTACTCATCTTCCTGGGTGGAGGGTATGACTGCCGGTCGCGGCTGGATCGCCATTGCCCTGACCATATTTGCCCTGTGGAACCCGGGCCGGGCCATTTTTGCCTCATTTATCTTTGGCGGCATTTTTGTACTCCAATACCTGCTTCAGCCCCTGGGGATTTCACCCAATTTTCTGGCCATGCTACCCTACCTGTCCACCCTGATCATCCTTCTGGCCATCTCCTTTAAAGATCCAAGGCGGCTTAATGCCCCGGCCTGGCTGGGAGCAGCCTATAAACGGGGTGAACGATAA
- a CDS encoding ABC transporter permease — protein sequence MIQIITSDRYNITPLRSFMTNVAALGAGVLAISLIFLAAGVNPLYAVSQIFIESFGSVYGIKETITKAIPLILIGAGLTLAFRAKFWNIGAEGQLLMGAIFATWTAQHLGNALPSVLIVPLIFTAGFIGGALWGIIPAILKIKYAINEVITTLMLNYICAEFLTMLIVGPWKGKSRFGFPGTDALPDAAILGVLPGSRIHYATLILAILCSVGLCVLIYKTRFGYEARVVGENPDAGKYAGINFLKTSLILMAISGGLAGFAGVGEVAGIHHYLGYPASVSSGYGFTAIIVAWLAKLNPLFAIVSGLFFAGIIVGGDAIQISLGLPAATVEIVNGLLLIFLIMGDYFLYNKVQIRWSRV from the coding sequence ATGATACAGATTATTACCAGCGACCGCTACAATATCACCCCTTTAAGGTCCTTTATGACCAATGTCGCCGCCCTTGGGGCAGGCGTTCTGGCCATCAGCCTTATTTTCCTTGCCGCAGGCGTTAACCCGTTATATGCGGTCTCCCAAATCTTTATTGAATCTTTTGGATCTGTTTACGGCATCAAGGAAACCATTACCAAGGCCATTCCCTTAATCCTCATCGGGGCAGGTCTTACCCTTGCCTTCAGGGCTAAATTCTGGAATATCGGTGCCGAGGGCCAGCTGCTCATGGGCGCTATTTTTGCCACATGGACGGCCCAGCATCTTGGCAATGCCCTGCCTTCGGTACTCATTGTCCCTTTGATATTTACAGCAGGTTTTATCGGCGGTGCACTATGGGGCATTATACCGGCCATACTAAAAATCAAATATGCCATCAATGAGGTCATCACCACCCTGATGCTCAATTATATCTGCGCAGAATTTTTGACCATGCTCATTGTGGGACCGTGGAAGGGGAAATCCCGGTTCGGATTTCCAGGCACGGATGCCCTGCCCGATGCTGCCATCTTAGGCGTACTGCCGGGGTCGCGTATTCATTATGCCACCCTGATCCTGGCCATTCTTTGTTCGGTGGGGCTGTGTGTTTTAATTTATAAAACCCGATTCGGGTACGAAGCCCGGGTGGTGGGAGAAAATCCGGATGCCGGTAAATATGCGGGCATAAATTTTCTTAAAACCAGTCTCATTCTCATGGCCATTTCAGGGGGACTTGCCGGTTTTGCCGGTGTGGGCGAGGTGGCAGGCATTCATCATTACCTTGGGTATCCGGCCTCAGTATCATCGGGGTATGGATTCACCGCCATCATTGTGGCCTGGTTAGCCAAGCTGAACCCCTTGTTCGCCATTGTGTCGGGTCTATTTTTTGCCGGTATTATCGTGGGCGGAGACGCTATCCAGATCTCCTTGGGACTACCTGCGGCTACAGTTGAAATTGTCAACGGTCTCCTGCTCATCTTTCTGATCATGGGGGATTACTTTTTATACAACAAGGTTCAGATCCGCTGGTCGCGGGTATAA